From the genome of Nasonia vitripennis strain AsymCx chromosome 1, Nvit_psr_1.1, whole genome shotgun sequence, one region includes:
- the LOC100114651 gene encoding DDB1- and CUL4-associated factor 11 isoform X1, translated as MVACTIALVVTMAHQLGLDEARDAQLIQVLLSGMQSDDSNDDDIGEDFIAMHQGPKSVSSVASTAVLDKSDISLSIRQACGIGLNEDLTVPSVAHMIESRERGPNFSCGQKSKITNTFLPNQMKRIAKYNNKPFCGTFSKDGNFLLTTTHHRVLRLYRTDHGEYNEFKKFSVSAVGWSILDTAFSPDARYFVYSSWSDYLYMNSIYGDPNVREPLLLSAEHPMFCVFSVVFSSDGRELFCGGNDGCLYIYDLGSQNCSKVRGHGYDINSVAFADDSSQILYSAGDDGLCKVWDRRELREDDPQPVGVLAGHMGGITFVDPRGDGRHLITNSKDQTIKLWDARKFSSKEAQEEAQVAVSVANNSWDYRWQHVPKKFLYPRKPLEGDTSLMTYRGHIVVQTLIRCHFSPAATTGQRYIYTGCGSGRIIIYDILTGEIVKTLKGHKTVVRDVSWHPTHQDIVSTSWDGEIASWRYHNGSEDGISNASADTSDSDSESPKPARRTRSRKTRRSKRMASA; from the exons ATGGTCGCCTGCACGATCGCGCTGGTGGTGACCATGGCACATCAGCTGGGTCTCGACGAAGCCCGGGACGCCCAGCTCATCCAGGTTCTCCTTTCCGGGATGCAGTCGGACGATAG TAATGACGATGATATTGGTGAGGACTTCATTGCAATGCATCAGGGACCCAAGAGCGTGTCGTCTGTTGCAAGCACAGCTGTACTTGAT AAAAGTGACATAAGTTTATCCATCCGACAAGCGTGCGGAATAGGCTTGAATGAGGATTTGACCGTGCCATCCGTGGCCCACATGATTGAAAGCAGGGAGAGAGGACCTAATTTCTCGTGTGGCCAGAAATCAAAGATTACCAACACTTTTCTGCCAAATCAAATGAAGAGGATCGCAAAGTACAACAACAAACCATTTTGTGGCACCTTTTCAAAAGATGGAAATTTTTTGCTCACAACCACGCATC ACAGAGTTTTAAGATTGTATCGCACAGATCATGGAGAATACAATGAATTCAAGAAATTTTCTGTCTCTGCAGTGGGATGGAGTATACTGGACACTGCCTTTAGTCCTGATGCTAGGTATTTTGTTTATTCCAGCTGGTCAGATTACT TGTACATGAATTCAATTTATGGAGATCCCAATGTTCGGGAACCTTTACTACTGAGTGCTGAACATCCAATGTTCTGCGTTTTTTCAGTTGTATTTTCAAGTGATGGAAGAGAACTATTTTGTGGTGGGAATGATGGCTGTTTATACATCTATGATCTAGGATCCCAAAATTGTTCAAAA GTTCGAGGACATGGTTATGATATAAATAGCGTCGCCTTTGCCGATGATTCATCTCAAATTCTGTACAGTGCTGGAGATGATGGACTTTGTAAA gTATGGGACAGAAGGGAATTACGAGAAGACGACCCCCAACCAGTTGGTGTCCTGGCAGGGCATATGGGTGGTATAACCTTTGTTGATCCCCGAGGAGATGGACGACATTTAATAACAAATAGCAAAGATCAAACTATCAAATTGTGGGATGCTCGTAAATTTTCGAGCAAGGAAGCTCAAGAAGAGGCCCAAGTAGCTGTATCAGTTGCTAATAATTCATGGGATTACAGGTGGCAACATGTACCAAAGAAAT TTTTGTATCCAAGAAAGCCATTGGAAGGCGATACAAGCCTTATGACGTATCGTGGACACATTGTAGTACAAACTCTGATTCGGTGTCACTTCTCACCTGCTGCAACGACAGGCCAGAGATATATTTACACAGGTTGTGGGTCAGGACGAATCATAA TTTACGACATCCTTACTGGTGAGATTGTAAAGACCCTGAAGGGCCACAAAACAGTAGTACGAGATGTAAGCTGGCATCCAACTCACCAAGATATCGTTTCAACTTCG TGGGACGGTGAGATCGCTAGTTGGCGCTACCACAACGGTAGCGAGGATGGGATATCGAACGCCTCGGCAGATACATCAGACTCGGACAGCGAGTCACCAAAGCCTGCTCGTCGAACACGCAGCCGAAAGACACGGCGCTCGAAACGGATGGCGAGCGCATAG
- the LOC100114651 gene encoding DDB1- and CUL4-associated factor 11 isoform X2, translating to MFSAVIVNDDDIGEDFIAMHQGPKSVSSVASTAVLDKSDISLSIRQACGIGLNEDLTVPSVAHMIESRERGPNFSCGQKSKITNTFLPNQMKRIAKYNNKPFCGTFSKDGNFLLTTTHHRVLRLYRTDHGEYNEFKKFSVSAVGWSILDTAFSPDARYFVYSSWSDYLYMNSIYGDPNVREPLLLSAEHPMFCVFSVVFSSDGRELFCGGNDGCLYIYDLGSQNCSKVRGHGYDINSVAFADDSSQILYSAGDDGLCKVWDRRELREDDPQPVGVLAGHMGGITFVDPRGDGRHLITNSKDQTIKLWDARKFSSKEAQEEAQVAVSVANNSWDYRWQHVPKKFLYPRKPLEGDTSLMTYRGHIVVQTLIRCHFSPAATTGQRYIYTGCGSGRIIIYDILTGEIVKTLKGHKTVVRDVSWHPTHQDIVSTSWDGEIASWRYHNGSEDGISNASADTSDSDSESPKPARRTRSRKTRRSKRMASA from the exons ATGTTTTCTGCTGTCATCGT TAATGACGATGATATTGGTGAGGACTTCATTGCAATGCATCAGGGACCCAAGAGCGTGTCGTCTGTTGCAAGCACAGCTGTACTTGAT AAAAGTGACATAAGTTTATCCATCCGACAAGCGTGCGGAATAGGCTTGAATGAGGATTTGACCGTGCCATCCGTGGCCCACATGATTGAAAGCAGGGAGAGAGGACCTAATTTCTCGTGTGGCCAGAAATCAAAGATTACCAACACTTTTCTGCCAAATCAAATGAAGAGGATCGCAAAGTACAACAACAAACCATTTTGTGGCACCTTTTCAAAAGATGGAAATTTTTTGCTCACAACCACGCATC ACAGAGTTTTAAGATTGTATCGCACAGATCATGGAGAATACAATGAATTCAAGAAATTTTCTGTCTCTGCAGTGGGATGGAGTATACTGGACACTGCCTTTAGTCCTGATGCTAGGTATTTTGTTTATTCCAGCTGGTCAGATTACT TGTACATGAATTCAATTTATGGAGATCCCAATGTTCGGGAACCTTTACTACTGAGTGCTGAACATCCAATGTTCTGCGTTTTTTCAGTTGTATTTTCAAGTGATGGAAGAGAACTATTTTGTGGTGGGAATGATGGCTGTTTATACATCTATGATCTAGGATCCCAAAATTGTTCAAAA GTTCGAGGACATGGTTATGATATAAATAGCGTCGCCTTTGCCGATGATTCATCTCAAATTCTGTACAGTGCTGGAGATGATGGACTTTGTAAA gTATGGGACAGAAGGGAATTACGAGAAGACGACCCCCAACCAGTTGGTGTCCTGGCAGGGCATATGGGTGGTATAACCTTTGTTGATCCCCGAGGAGATGGACGACATTTAATAACAAATAGCAAAGATCAAACTATCAAATTGTGGGATGCTCGTAAATTTTCGAGCAAGGAAGCTCAAGAAGAGGCCCAAGTAGCTGTATCAGTTGCTAATAATTCATGGGATTACAGGTGGCAACATGTACCAAAGAAAT TTTTGTATCCAAGAAAGCCATTGGAAGGCGATACAAGCCTTATGACGTATCGTGGACACATTGTAGTACAAACTCTGATTCGGTGTCACTTCTCACCTGCTGCAACGACAGGCCAGAGATATATTTACACAGGTTGTGGGTCAGGACGAATCATAA TTTACGACATCCTTACTGGTGAGATTGTAAAGACCCTGAAGGGCCACAAAACAGTAGTACGAGATGTAAGCTGGCATCCAACTCACCAAGATATCGTTTCAACTTCG TGGGACGGTGAGATCGCTAGTTGGCGCTACCACAACGGTAGCGAGGATGGGATATCGAACGCCTCGGCAGATACATCAGACTCGGACAGCGAGTCACCAAAGCCTGCTCGTCGAACACGCAGCCGAAAGACACGGCGCTCGAAACGGATGGCGAGCGCATAG